In Nitrospira sp., the following are encoded in one genomic region:
- a CDS encoding GatB/YqeY domain-containing protein: MSLSDRLTEDLKLAMKSRDQLRMDVIRMIKAAILNKEVELKRDLDDAEMSRVMTTLVKQRRESIEQFENAQRLELAAKERKEIEIIESYLPKPLSPQEIEGIVAAAVTETGSRSLKDMGTVMKTVMARLAGQSIDGKQISDLVKSKLT, translated from the coding sequence ATGTCGTTATCCGACCGCCTGACCGAGGACCTTAAGCTCGCAATGAAATCACGCGATCAACTGCGCATGGATGTCATCCGTATGATCAAAGCCGCCATCCTGAACAAAGAAGTCGAGCTGAAGAGGGACCTTGATGATGCTGAAATGAGCCGCGTGATGACGACCCTCGTAAAACAGCGTCGGGAATCCATCGAACAATTTGAGAATGCTCAACGGCTGGAACTGGCTGCCAAAGAACGCAAGGAAATCGAAATTATCGAATCCTACCTCCCCAAACCGCTTTCCCCCCAAGAGATTGAGGGCATTGTCGCAGCGGCTGTCACGGAGACCGGTTCCCGATCACTCAAAGATATGGGAACAGTCATGAAGACGGTGATGGCCCGCCTTGCTGGACAATCCATCGACGGCAAGCAAATCAGCGACCTGGTGAAAAGCAAACTCACCTGA